AGGCGCTCGGTCGCCGCGGCACGGCGCCGACCGCGGAGGATCTTCTGGCCGTCGAGGACCTGCGGGTCGACGCTCACCGCCGCACCGTCACGCGGAACGGCGTGCCGATCGAGCTTTCGTCGCGCGAGTTCGATCTGTTGCTCGTGCTCATGCAGGAGCCCGGGCGAGTCTTTTCCCGCGGCGAGATCTGCGAGCGCGTCTGGCATCGCGAACACGATTACCACACGCGCACGGTGGAAATTTTCATCGGCCGCCTGCGCAAAAAAATCGATGGCACCGGCCCGGCGCTCATCCACACCGTGCGCTCGGTGGGCTACACCTTGCGCGCGTCCAACTTCCGATGAGGCCGGAGAACACCGCGCCGCCGTTCCCGGCGAACACGCCGAATCGTCTTCGTTGGCGCCTGCAACTGACGCTCATGGCCGTCGTGTCGGTCGTGACCGTGGTGGTGCTTTGGTTTGCGCAACGGCGCATGGAGGACGCGGTGGAGCAGGGGGTGATGCGGGAGTTCCAGCATCGTTTCGACGCCTTGCGCGACGTGCAGGAGACGCGGCGGGCGGCGCTCGTCGAGCGGTGTCGTGG
This portion of the Opitutia bacterium genome encodes:
- a CDS encoding response regulator transcription factor produces the protein MRILVLEDEQQLARHIVSALTRHGHVAAAEHDGNAGVRRALADRPDLIVLDLNLPGLDGFGVLAQTRERGCVARVLMLTARGEVEHRVAGLRAGADDYLAKPFAMDELLARIEALGRRGTAPTAEDLLAVEDLRVDAHRRTVTRNGVPIELSSREFDLLLVLMQEPGRVFSRGEICERVWHREHDYHTRTVEIFIGRLRKKIDGTGPALIHTVRSVGYTLRASNFR